One stretch of Podospora pseudoanserina strain CBS 124.78 chromosome 4, whole genome shotgun sequence DNA includes these proteins:
- a CDS encoding hypothetical protein (EggNog:ENOG503P1JJ; antiSMASH:Cluster_8): MPAGEIVTIINNSGKVISTGKQLVNIFKDAQAAYRERKEAVKAEKAQRAGIRRAQTFDVNLTRGGPYSEDFNYTHGPGKGGFIIEEIDDEKEKEYERRMIGAPPGRRRSHEDDDDGRSHASSRLTTRSKRTSYRQQALPAPAGPVSAAAPRTVVSLTESALKAHSEISAAAPSKAPSKAPSAAPGPGALVHRSRTEPVVNTVKKKKSIDMDLAYGSIPPDLAQRHDLAPKNVPISRSIGPTAITMTDRETEVDPQVDIDSQEAEALGLMDKIEEFLQEADCVHASATNMIESLQQKPEAAAAVALSLAELSALVGKMSPAFLAFLKGGSPAVFALLASPQFLIGAGVAAGITVVMFGGWKIVKKMTGNAPPVKEQPIAMRALPMASGAQQHQQRLQELEGQPEQQSEASYQEPLVVDDVQELSSIEMWRRGIEPAFVEGTTMAGDDAAEIEMMSREAEKYARENFRSNKYDIEVEPSDSVSQIGWSPSKSMRTYKTYKSRSSRHHSTSKRNREDRMTEVSVDDVPERRSSRKDDGESVAGSERSHRGSRKTRDSKDRDGAESAVSDRSHRSSTSRRDHREKERDRDHSRLEGINEKDEGSSVAGNERSHRSKREREREREHKSEKKNDKDDDGSVASFRSARSTRSHREKERDRDDNSSSVSRSSKHISSKVTPVKEEGADEKDDRIKKPNMLKQLFKKLKDKEDRDSVVSVMA, translated from the exons ATGCCTGCCGGCGAGatcgtcaccatcatcaacaactcgGGCAAGGTGATCAGCACG GGCAAGCAACTGGtcaacatcttcaaggaCGCCCAGGCTGCCTACCGAGAACGCAAAGAAGCCGTCAAGGCCGAAAAAGCACAGCGCGCTGGCATTCGTCGCGCTCAGACCTTCGATGTCAATCTGACCCGCGGCGGTCCCTACTCGGAGGACTTCAACTACACCCATGGCCCGGGAAAGGGAGGGTTCATCATCGAGGAGATTGACgacgagaaagagaaggaatATGAACGGCGGATGATTGGGGCGCCGCCCGGCCGGCGGAGATCAcacgaggacgacgacgacggccgAAGCCATGCATCATCGAGGCTTACCACCCGCTCCAAGCGGACCTCGTACCGCCAACAGGCTCTGCCGGCCCCCGCAGGTCCAGTCTCTGCTGCGGCACCGAGGACGGTTGTTTCCCTGACAGAATCCGCGCTCAAGGCCCACTCCGAGATATCCGCCGCCGCACCCTCCAAGGCGCCGTCCAAAGCCCCGTCCGCCGCCCCCGGCCCGGGCGCCCTTGTTCACCGGTCCCGAACCGAGCCTGTCGTAAACACGgtcaaaaagaagaagtccATCGATATGGACCTTGCCTACGGCAGCATTCCTCCCGATCTTGCCCAGCGCCACGACCTCGCCCCCAAGAACGTGCCCATCTCCCGCTCTATCGGCCCGACCGCCATTACCATGACAGACCGAGAGACAGAAGTAGACCCGCAGGTAGATATTGACTCACAGGAGGCCGAAGCGCTTGGCTTGATGGACAAGATCGAGGAGTTCCTGCAAGAGGCCGACTGTGTGCACGCCTCGGCCACAAACATGATTGAGTCACTTCAGCAAAAACCCgaagctgctgccgccgtcgcTCTGTCCCTTGCCGAGCTCAGCGCCCTCGTGGGAAAGATGAGCCCAGCCTTCTTGGCTTTTTTAAAAGGAGGGTCCCCAGCCGTCTTTGCCTTGTTGGCTAGCCCGCAATTCTTGATTGGGGCGGGAGTGGCTGCGGGGATTACGGTGGTCATGTTTGGTGGGTGGAAGATTGTCAAGAAGATGACCGGCAACGCTCCGCCCGTGAAGGAGCAGCCCATTGCAATGAGGGCGCTGCCGATGGCATCGGGTgcccagcaacatcaacaaaggTTACAGGAACTCGAGGGCCAGCCCGAACAGCAAAGCGAGGCAAGTTATCAGGAACCGTTGGTTGTGGATGACGTGCAGGAGTTGAGCTCGATCGAaatgtggaggaggggtatcGAGCCCGCTTTTGTCGAGGGAACCACGATGGCAGGTGATGATGCGGCTGAGATTGAGATGATGAGCAGGGAGGCCGAAAAATACGCCCGAGAGAACTTCCGCAGCAACAAGTACGACATCGAGGTCGAACCCTCAGACTCGGTTAGTCAGATCGGTTGGTCACCGTCAAAGAGTATGCGAACCTACAAGACGTACAAGTCCCGATCAAGCCGACATCACTCCACATCGAAGAGGAACAGGGAGGATAGGATGACCGAGGTTTCGGTTGATGATGTCCCTGAGcgaaggagctcaaggaagGACGACGGGGAAAGCGTGGCCGGCAGCGAAAGGAGCCACCGAGGCTCCAGGAAGACCAGAGATTCCAAAGACAGAGATGGGGCTGAGTCTGCCGTGAGTGACCGGAGCCACCGTAGCAGCACCAGCAGGAGGGATCAccgggagaaggagagggatagGGACCACTCCAGGCTGGAGGGGATCAACGAAAAGGACGAGGGGTCGAGTGTTGCCGGTAACGAGAGGAGTCACCGCAGCAAGCgcgagagggagagggagagagaacaTAAAAGTGAGAAGAAGAACGACAAGGATGACGATGGCAGTGTCGCCAGCTTCCGAAGTGCTCGAAGCACCAGAAGCCATCgtgaaaaagagagagacagagacgACAACAGTTCCAGTGTCTCGAGATCCTCGAAGcacatcagcagcaaggtCACCCCCGTCAAGGAGGAAGGTGCTGACGAGAAGGATGACAGAATTAAGAAGCCGAACATGTTGAAGCAATTGTTCAAAAAGctgaaggacaaggaggaccGGGACTCGGTTGTCTCCGTGATGGCCTGA
- a CDS encoding NRPS protein (EggNog:ENOG503NXWX; SMCOG1002:AMP-dependent synthetase and ligase; antiSMASH:Cluster_8; COG:Q), with protein MARWTLSTDTHQVVLDLFVYAVEMHLQYPAGCLLTLDSLPQSLQDRLSLISHSRPLPGSQNLIPPEDHSEEAWTATEIAVRQVFATLSSCDPRDVRRSTTIYRLGLDSISAVQVASMLRQSGYHVLASDVVSNPTCQGLAHHITSGKGVKIRRPQYDFASFDSQVRPQILARGMVVPSMVEKVLPCTPLQSSMMAQFVTSGGRDYLNYLAFEFDTPIPVAKMHEAWQAVCATYPILRTGLAPVEHQDCDFAMIQYYTPSFVPLLNTFTGPEVAFDLDQWRLGTRHQIVEAPHKRLFAIAFVQEVSHLTMHLAIHHALYDAQSLQLILSDFSKALHELNIIPRDNDEHALGEILDEVSTSSDKIESFWKQRGQQVVLNGFPTMTPLRQESREIMTQSLISQVPMISLEEAVRSSGYSMQAVLQAAWTRVLSSYLGEQSVVFGVVLSGRNSEATRKAAFPCIGTLPIIATHTESNRKLLTQMMQYNAEIYSQQHQPLTRIQKWLGYADAKLFDTLLVYQKLDVDNAGTKPWRVIEDQVNIDYPISIEVEPLAEDRLKYQITFFTDVLPSEQSELLLRQFDATVCHLAFSPDHLETELFLGAPNLFSVLPPKNPELPTGVRFLHQFVERQSLETPEASALQFVESFDGDVPIDQRWTYKELDKNGNRVAKLLTQHAKVGDIVAVYFDKCPEAYFSILGILKAGCAFVALDPGAPASRNEFILKDSGASALLTADARKRSLGFEVSIPVMAINQETLRLLSTEPVVLSPSLEPSNACYCLYTSGTTGTPKGCEITHDNAVQCMLAFRHIFEGKWEPESRWLQFASLHFDVSVLEQYWSWSVGITLVAAPRDIILEDLSGTISRLGITHIDLTPSLARLVHPDDVPSLCKGVFITGGESLKQEILDIWGDKRVIYNFYGPTEATIGVTVYPQVPINGRASNIGKQFINVGSFVLKPGTDTPVLRGGVGELCVSGRLVGKGYLGRPDLTRERFPLLQPFGERVYRTGDLVRLLHDGCFDFLGRADDQVKLRGQRLEIGEINHAIRKGVTEILDVATLVARNETQQKDLLVAFIMNDEGSKKSPDQALSLIEGTKAAELCRRARDACRSRLPGYMVPTYVLQLPFIPLSVNNKAEIKKLRQFFATIEHERLISWASAADRSSGELSPTGMQIARVIAAMQRIDIASITPGSSIFELGIDSISVLRLSRALKDSEQLHASPATILRNPLIGDLSQALKSKESSPGTESVASARQLVQACAHRFRSHVCGELLVSLDAIQYIAPCSPLQQGMLSRSADNAYFNTFRFDLAADVEPGLLRRALERTVVAFPILRTKFVETTDGFIQVALKRVKLPWVTMSLDNERQSHQAWTPQLGSIDTPSLDISNPTLETVPNSLDGEMPLQYIDSSILPVWGCLPDKESAPLKQSGPALHSDELVTEAVARWRTSWIARNRQRLIQPFEVAYLDSPRHLVLHIFHGLYDGNSLKLILNRIASEYQALANGLTDTFTDSAPSFLQALCYGPLRNFTSSRQFWAQHLQGSTPLSEPDKAHSSKNAVRVRSGLSFRKLEELKSILRVTHQAIVLAVWVGVLAKRLAINPTIGMIVSGRAMDLEAADRIVGPLFNTLPFYARITSTEGDRWTTWSSLIQQCHNFNTAVLEFQHVALRDIQKWCSGGRPLFDTLFSFQLQDETMSEHCSSLWKEVEVDHTPDYPLALDVTLNSDGNLSLLLVSQEHAFDHKSLSGIMEEIVEVLASMSQRLDESVVEGGGGGDLASVRARQNTGIDSQTSSSQIGAHAVSKFIWTEDASKIRREIAELAETPVDLVTETVPVLELGLDSIDMIKLSARLKRKHGLLLGTSDLMKAQTIQSMVRLLQDRAESYDVPEEIQISEKDQTMSSLVEIVGRDALPPTPLQEAMVADMIESDFQLYFNHDIWKLSPGVDVTRLKSAWKAVVQHSEILRTVFVPVEATQFDFAYCQVTKPEFQGNLIFEANLTSVDKLGGLCEAARLRAVGGAGQKELLQITFATINNSDEVFAILSISHALYDGWSLGLLHQDVRAAYQGVSGVSTKIDHSTLVDQLLLSNQPDASKFWSGFLEGASSTIFPLKPLPHQQGIHRVEYASASTRSKITQFCKSIGITLQVLGQACWAALLASRTGSLDVTFGVVLSGRDSEELEKVMFPTMNTVAIRSVLHGTVSSWLRYMQDNMIGIRPFQHFGLRQAQKLARSNGPLFNSLFIQQHLPFDHSTADGNTLWTSIGGESAVEYPVCVEMEMSGPGLVWRAACDGTCLSRQDAKEIVNQLDAVLQHIITSAEESVLLFADQKVSICGLPPAELDHQNHTKPQEDGIVENDKVSAWSSTESRIRNVLAEVSGIPTESILKSHSIYHLGLDSVSAVKASSALQKQGIKIRFRDLLRAKSISEMATLLQNHPSPVAMRGIDTVEESSVIDGLGVPGLLSAAGVQESTVETVLPATSMQVHMLSVWQNTQGAIFYPEFRYELDGAVDLKSIIVAWNTLRAETPILRTLFLPTRTRDVPVLQVVIENNHADMTPPPSPGPKARSWFAKLIEKLSPDQTAWTSFAPEQHKRQPFAGLEVKRHGKKWALVFRIHHAMYDAVSFPAILVRFCAHLSGVERKPQVATTAWEKALGVEYSPKSKTVKMQFWKEYLTGAKASSLTLEPKTAQQSQSSSPRRWRLHNIPNISATQSNQPAEPQSWTSFVKHEAVQDVKPLVQLCMSRGISLQSLFLASYAKFLSSTVNKKDVVFGIYLANQSEEDKLLDPPYPTLRLVPLRVNFVNDDADLFDIASRIQDDIHAVSSGANATVGLWEVEDWTGVIVDSFVNFISNPSDGNVVSSPKGNVKLIASPLVGQRTVKRRGGDGMEDIGANPARGSYPAAIDVEVSVTGEMMMIGVFGPGEKVGPKGASTAVDEIVEILKGLVRN; from the exons ATGGCGAGATGGAC GCTCTCGACCGATACTCATCAGGTCGTATTGGATCTTTTTGTATATGCTGTTGAGATGCACCTTCAGTATCCGGCTGGTTGTCTTCTTACCCTGGACAGCCTTCCACAATCGTTGCAAGACAGACTCTCGCTCATTTCTCATTCCCGGCCATTACCCGGCAGCCAAAATCTGATTCCACCTGAAGACCACTCAGAGGAAGCATGGACTGCCACGGAAATCGCAGTTCGTCAGGTTTTTGCTACCTTATCGTCATGCGACCCCAGGGACGTGCGAAGATCCACGACCATTTATCGGCTCGGCCTAGACAGTATCAGCGCTGTCCAAGTGGCTTCTATGCTTCGTCAGTCCGGATACCACGTTCTTGCTAGTGACGTGGTTTCAAATCCCACTTGCCAGGGATTGGCTCACCATATTACTTCCGGCAAGGGAGTCAAAATACGCAGGCCGCAGTACGACTTTGCCAGCTTTGATTCCCAAGTTCGCCCACAGATTCTTGCACGGGGTATGGTGGTACCCAGCATGGTGGAAAAGGTTTTGCCCTGCACGCCTTTACAATCCAGTATGATGGCGCAGTTTGTTACATCTGGTGGCAGGGACTATCTCAACTACCTGGCTTTTGAGTTTGACACTCCTATTCCCGTTGCCAAGATGCACGAGGCATGGCAAGCAGTTTGTGCAACGTATCCTATCCTACGGACGGGCCTTGCGCCTGTCGAGCACCAAGACTGTGATTTTGCCATGATTCAATACTACACACCCTCCTTTGTCCCCTTACTCAACACCTTTACTGGCCCTGAAGTTGCCTTCGACTTGGACCAATGGCGCCTCGGAACCCGCCACCAAATTGTTGAAGCACCACACAAGAGACTCTTCGCTATTGCCTTTGTGCAAGAGGTCAGCCATCTGACCATGCACTTGGCGATACATCACGCTCTCTACGACGCACAGTCCCTTCAACTAATTTTGTCGGATTTCTCCAAGGCATTGCATGAGCTCAATATCATCCCGCGCGACAATGATGAGCATGCTTTGGGCGAGATCTTGGATGAGGTATCGACCTCCTCTGACAAGATTGAAAGCTTCTGGAAGCAAAGGGGCCAGCAGGTGGTGTTGAATGGTTTTCCCACCATGACACCGCTCCGTCAGGAATCGCGTGAAATTATGACGCAGTCCCTCATCAGCCAGGTGCCCATGATCAGCCTGGAAGAGGCTGTCAGAAGCTCGGGTTATTCCATGCAAGCTGTTCTTCAAGCTGCCTGGACGCGCGTCTTGTCATCATATCTCGGTGAACAGTCTGTCGTCTTTGGCGTGGTGTTGTCTGGGCGCAACTCTGAAGCAACACGCAAAGCAGCCTTTCCCTGCATTGGTACCCTGCCGATTATTGCAACACACACCGAGTCCAACCGTAAGCTCTTGACACAGATGATGCAGTACAACGCCGAGATCTATTCCCAGCAACATCAGCCCTTAACGAGGATCCAGAAATGGCTTGGATATGCCGACGCAAAGTTGTTTGATACCTTGCTGGTGTATCAAAAGCTTGATGTTGACAACGCTGGAACGAAGCCCTGGCGAGTGATTGAGGACCAGGTCAACATCGACTATCCCATCTCTATAGAGGTTGAACCTTTGGCAGAAGATCGGCTCAAATATCAGATCACGTTCTTCACTGATGTGCTCCCCAGCGAGCAGAGCGAACTACTCCTTCGCCAGTTCGATGCGACAGTATGTCATTTGGCGTTCAGTCCGGACCACCTCGAAACGGAACTCTTCTTGGGTGCGCCCAACCTTTTCTCGGTTCTACCACCAAAAAATCCCGAACTCCCAACAGGAGTAAGGTTCTTGCACCAGTTCGTCGAGCGCCAAAGTCTTGAGACGCCGGAGGCTAGTGCTTTGCAGTTTGTGGAGTCGTTCGACGGAGACGTGCCGATTGATCAGAGGTGGACGTACAAGGAGCTCGACAAGAACGGAAATCGGGTTGCCAAGTTGTTGACTCAGCATGCAAAGGTCGGAGACATCGTCGCGGTGTACTTCGACAAGTGTCCCGAGGCATACTTTTCCATCCTTGGCATCCTCAAAGCCGGTTGCGCGTTCGTTGCTTTGGACCCTGGGGCACCGGCATCACGCAATGAGTTCATCTTGAAGGACTCGGGTGCCTCGGCACTTCTGACAGCAGATGCCAGGAAGAGGTCCCTTGGGTTTGAAGTCTCTATTCCGGTCATGGCCATCAACCAAGAGACACTCCGGCTGCTCTCCACTGAACCTGTCGTGCTCAGTCCATCTCTTGAGCCAAGCAATGCCTGCTACTGTTTGTACACTTCGGGTACTACCGGAACACCAAAGGGTTGCGAAATCACACACGACAACGCGGTTCAGTGCATGCTTGCTTTTAGGCACATCTTCGAGGGCAAATGGGAGCCCGAGTCACGCTGGTTGCAGTTTGCCTCGCTTCACTTTGACGTTTCGGTCCTTGAGCAGTACTGGAGCTGGTCAGTCGGCATCActcttgttgctgctccACGAGATATCATTTTGGAGGATCTGTCTGGCACCATCTCCCGCTTGGGAATTACACACATTGATCTTACACCGAGTCTGGCTCGACTGGTGCATCCGGATGATGTTCCCAGTTTGTGCAAAGGTGTCTTCATCACAGGTGGAGAATCGCTCAAGCAAGAGATTCTCGATATTTGGGGCGACAAGAGAGTCATATACAATTTCTACGGCCCCACAGAAGCAACCATTGGTGTCACGGTTTATCCTCAAGTACCCATCAACGGCAGGGCTTCCAACATTGGGAAGCAGTTCATCAACGTCGGATCATTTGTACTGAAGCCCGGAACAGATACGCCTGTTTTACGTGGCGGCGTGGGCGAACTTTGTGTGTCTGGCCGCCTCGTAGGCAAGGGCTATCTTGGGCGACCAGACCTGACTAGGGAGCGATTTCCGTTGCTGCAACCGTTTGGAGAGCGTGTGTATCGGACCGGAGATTTGGTTCGGCTTCTTCACGATGGTTGCTTTGACTTCTTGGGCAGAGCAGATGATCAGGTCAAACTTCGCGGGCAGCGGTTAGAAATTGGCGAGATTAATCACGCAATCCGAAAAGGTGTGACTGAGATCCTGGATGTAGCTACCCTCGTGGCTCGCAACGAGACCCAGCAAAAAGACCTGTTGGTAGCCTTCATCATGAACGACGAGGGGAGCAAGAAAAGCCCCGACCAAGCTTTGAGCCTCATCGAGGGAACGAAAGCTGCTGAGCTTTGCCGAAGAGCTCGAGATGCGTGTCGTTCGAGGCTCCCCGGGTACATGGTTCCAACATATGTGCTCCAACTGCCATTCATCCCCCTTTCGGTCAACAATAAGGCTGAAATCAAAAAGCTTAGACAATTCTTTGCTACCATCGAACATGAAAGACTGATTTCTTGGGCGTCGGCTGCCGACAGGTCTTCTGGAGAGCTGAGCCCAACGGGCATGCAAATAGCCAGAGTCATTGCCGCCATGCAGCGGATCGACATCGCCAGTATCACTCCAGGGTCAAGTATTTTCGAGTTGGGTATTGATTCCATCTCAGTCCTCCGGCTATCGCGCGCCCTCAAGGACAGCGAGCAACTCCACGCCAGCCCTGCCACCATCCTCAGGAATCCCTTGATTGGGGACCTGTCCCAGGCTCTGAAGAGCAAAGAGAGCTCTCCTGGGACGGAATCAGTGGCATCTGCTCGGCAACTTGTACAGGCTTGTGCTCACAGATTTCGGTCTCATGTGTGTGGAGAGCTACTCGTTTCCCTTGACGCTATTCAATACATCGCCCCTTGCTCGCCACTGCAACAAGGCATGCTTTCCCGGTCTGCCGACAACGCTTATTTCAACACATTTCGTTTCGATCTAGCAGCCGATGTTGAACCCGGGCTGCTTCGCAGGGCTCTGGAGAGGACCGTGGTGGCATTCCCCATCTTGAGAACCAAGTTCGTTGAAACGACAGATGGCTTCATTCAGGTTGCACTCAAAAGAGTCAAACTCCCATGGGTAACCATGTCTCTGGACAACGAAAGGCAGTCACATCAAGCCTGGACGCCACAGCTGGGGTCCATAGATACACCTTCATTGGACATTTCCAACCCAACTCTAGAGACTGTCCCTAACTCGCTCGACGGCGAAATGCCTCTTCAATACATCGATAGCTCTATTTTGCCCGTGTGGGGATGCCTCCCGGACAAGGAGAGTGCGCCATTGAAACAAAGCGGGCCGGCCCTCCATTCAGATGAACTGGTCACAGAGGCGGTTGCGAGATGGAGAACGTCGTGGATCGCTCGGAACAGACAGCGCTTGATTCAACCATTCGAGGTTGCGTACCTAGACAGCCCTCGGCATCTTGTCCTTCACATTTTCCATGGCCTTTACGACGGCAACAGCTTGAAGCTCATCTTGAACCGGATAGCTTCGGAATATCAGGCCTTAGCCAATGGCTTGACCGACACTTTCACAGATTCTGCCCCGTCATTCCTGCAGGCGCTGTGCTATGGGCCGCTCCGCAACTTCACAAGCAGCAGGCAATTCTGGGCCCAACATCTACAAGGTTCGACGCCTCTGTCTGAGCCCGATAAAGCCCATTCGAGCAAAAATGCCGTCAGGGTCCGGTCAGGCCTTTCGTTTAGAAAGTTGGAAGAGCTTAAGTCTATACTCCGAGTGACGCATCAGGCGATTGTGCTAGCCGTGTGGGTTGGCGTTCTTGCGAAAAGGCTCGCGATTAACCCCACAATCGGCATGATTGTTTCCGGAAGAGCCATGGATCTGGAAGCCGCTGATCGAATCGTCGGTCCCCTATTCAACACACTTCCATTTTACGCTCGAATTACAAGCACCGAGGGGGATAGGTGGACTACTTGGTCCTCTCTCATTCAGCAATGCCACAACTTCAACACTGCTGTGCTCGAATTTCAGCACGTTGCTCTCCGAGATATTCAAAAATGGTGTTCTGGTGGCAGGCCACTGTTTGACACCTTGTTCTCGTTTCAACTTCAAGATGAAACCATGAGCGAGCACTGTTCTTCGCTGTGGAAGGAAGTGGAGGTAGACCATACTCCAGACTACCCGCTCGCACTGGATGTGACGCTGAACTCTGACGGCAATCTGAGCCTCTTACTTGTATCGCAGGAGCATGCATTTGATCACAAAAGCTTGTCAGGCATTATGGAAGAGATAGTCGAGGTTTTGGCATCCATGTCACAGCGACTAGACGAGTCCGTCGTtgagggtggcggcggcggcgacctCGCATCAGTCCGAGCCCGGCAAAACACAGGTATCGACAGCCAAACTTCGTCCTCTCAAATTGGGGCCCATGCGGTATCCAAGTTCATCTGGACGGAGGATGCATCCAAAATTCGACGCGAGATAGCAGAGCTGGCGGAGACACCTGTGGATCTTGTTACTGAGACGGTGCCGGTTTTAGAACTGGGTCTTGACAGTATCGACATGATCAAGCTGTCCGCGAGACTCAAGAGAAAGCATGGTCTGCTGCTTGGTACCAGCGACCTTATGAAGGCACAAACTATTCAGAGCATGGTCCGGTTACTTCAAGACAGAGCCGAGTCTTATGACGTACCAGAGGAGATTCAAATCTCGGAGAAGGACCAGACAATGTCGAGTCTTGTGGAAATCGTTGGGCGTGACGCACTgcccccaacccctctgCAAGAAGCTATGGTTGCCGACATGATCGAATCCGATTTTCAGCTGTATTTCAATCACGATATCTGGAAGCTATCCCCTGGTGTAGATGTCACTCGACTCAAGTCCGCTTGGAAAGCGGTGGTTCAGCATTCGGAGATCCTACGAACAGTCTTCGTGCCTGTTGAAGCGACACAGTTTGACTTTGCATACTGCCAAGTCACAAAGCCTGAATTCCAGGGTAATCTCATCTTTGAGGCGAACTTGACGAGTGTCGATAAGCTTGGGGGGCTCTGTGAAGCTGCCCGTCTACGAGCTGTTGGCGGTGCTGGCCAGAAAGAACTCTTACAGATTACCTttgccaccatcaacaatTCGGACGAAGTATTTGCCATTCTTTCCATCTCCCATGCGCTTTATGACGGCTGGTCTTTGGGACTGCTTCACCAGGATGTTCGTGCGGCCTATCAGGGGGTCTCAGGAGTATCGACGAAAATTGATCACAGCACTTTGGTTGATCAACTGTTGCTTTCAAACCAGCCAGACGCCTCGAAATTTTGGTCCGGCTTTCTGGAGGGTGCCTCGTCTACTATATTCCCACTGAAGCCCTTGCCCCATCAGCAGGGTATACATCGAGTCGAGTATGCATCTGCATCCACAAGATCTAAGATCACACAGTTCTGCAAGTCCATTGGTATTACCCTCCAGGTCCTTGGGCAAGCCTGCTGGGCGGCTCTACTGGCATCTCGAACGGGGTCGCTTGATGTCACATTTGGTGTAGTTCTCTCAGGCCGCGACAGCGAAGAGTTGGAAAAGGTCATGTTCCCAACCATGAACACGGTCGCGATCAGGAGTGTGCTACACGGCACAGTGTCGTCGTGGTTACGGTATATGCAGGATAACATGATCGGCATTCGTCCCTTTCAGCATTTTGGGCTCCGTCAAGCACAGAAGCTTGCCAGATCCAACGGACCACTGTTCAACTCTTTGTTCATTCAGCAGCATCTTCCTTTTGACCATTCGACAGCGGACGGTAATACTTTATGGACATCAATAGGTGGGGAGTCGGCTGTTGAGTATCCGGTCTGcgtggagatggagatgtctGGCCCTGGGCTCGTGTGGAGGGCAGCCTGCGATGGAACTTGCCTCTCACGCCAGGACGCCAAGGAGATTGTCAATCAACTGGATGCAGTCCTTCAGCATATCATTACCTCGGCGGAGGAGAGTGTCCTACTCTTTGCGGATCAGAAGGTTTCCATTTGTGGACTTCCACCAGCTGAACTTGACCATCAAAACCACACAAAGCCACAGGAGGATGGAATTGTGGAAAACGACAAAGTTTCCGCGTGGAGTTCAACAGAGTCAAGAATTCGAAATGTTCTCGCAGAAGTGTCGGGAATACCGACGGAGAGCATCTTGAAAAGTCACAGCATCTACCACCTTGGGCTTGATTCGGTCAGTGCAGTCAAGGCTAGTTCCGCTCTCCAAAAGCAGGGTATCAAGATTCGGTTCCGAGACTTGCTCAGAGCAAAGTCCATCTCTGAGATGGCCACTCTCCTGCAaaaccacccatcaccagtTGCAATGAGGGGGATTGACACTGTGGAAGAGTCTTCTGTTATTGATGGTCTTGGCGTTCCCGGCCTCCTTTCGGCCGCTGGAGTGCAGGAATCTACCGTTGAGACGGTCCTTCCGGCCACGTCGATGCAAGTACACATGCTTTCCGTCTGGCAGAACACACAAGGTGCCATTTTCTATCCTGAATTCCGATACGAGTTGGATGGAGCTGTCGATCTCAAGTCAATCATTGTGGCCTGGAACACCCTCAGGGCGGAAACCCCTATTCTGAGAACTCTCTTCCTTCCTACGAGGACTCGGGACGTTCCGGTACTGCAGGTTGTTATTGAGAATAACCACGCTGATATGACgccgccaccatctccagGGCCCAAGGCTAGAAGTTGGTTTGCAAAGTTGATAGAGAAGCTGTCGCCGGACCAGACTGCTTGGACGAGTTTCGCCCCTGAGCAACATAAGCGACAGCCATTTGCAGGTCTTGAGGTCAAGCGACACGGCAAGAAATGGGCACTTGTGTTTCGGATTCATCATGCCATGTATGATGCAGTCAGCTTTCCCGCCATTCTCGTCAGGTTTTGTGCACATCTGTCAGGGGTAGAGAGGAAGCCTCAAGTTGCCACGACGGCATGGGAAAAGGCTCTTGGGGTGGAGTACTCTCCCAAAAGCAAGACAGTCAAGATGCAATTCTGGAAGGAATATTTGACTGGTGCGAAAGCGTCATCGCTTACGCTTGAGCCAAAAACAGCCCAGCAGTCTCAGTCAAGCTCCccaaggcgttggaggctTCATAATATCCCAAACATATCCGCTACCCAGTCCAACCAGCCGGCAGAGCCACAGTCATGGACAAGTTTTGTCAAACACGAGGCAGTCCAAGATGTCAAACCGCTTGTACAGCTTTGCATGTCCAGAGGAATCAGTCTCCAATCGCTCTTTTTGGCCTCTTATGCAAAGTTCCTTTCGTCAACAGTTAACAAGAAAGACGTGGTGTTCGGGATCTACCTTGCCAATCAGTCGGAAGAAGATAAGCTTTTGGATCCGCCGTATCCAACGCTTCGATTGGTCCCGCTGAGGGTTAACTTTGTAAACGATGATGCCGATCTGTTTGATATTGCAAGCAGAATACAAGATGATATCCATGCCGTATCCTCAGGTGCCAATGCCACTGTTGGGCTGTGGGAGGTCGAGGACTGGACGGGGGTCATTGTGGATTCGTTTGTTAATTTTATTTCCAACCCTTCTGATGGCAATGTCGTGTCGTCGCCCAAAGGAAATGTCAAGTTGATTGCGAGTCCATTGGTAGGACAAAGGACGGTCAAAAGAcgtggtggagatgggatggaagaTATAGGTGCGAATCCAGCGAGAGGATCATATCCG GCTGCGATCGATGTCGAGGTTTCTGTCACaggagagatgatgatgatcggTGTCTTTGGACCAGGAGAAAAGGTTGGGCCAAAGGGGGCCAGTACTGCGGTGGATGAGATTGTTGAGATATTAAAGGGCTTGGTCCGGAACTGA